The following coding sequences are from one Xiphophorus couchianus chromosome 7, X_couchianus-1.0, whole genome shotgun sequence window:
- the LOC114147623 gene encoding collagen alpha-3(VI) chain-like, which translates to MRTLNKNLQPDKIAAGWRFKFALTQYSSKPRTEFHLNTYPTLGGGTRTGLGLDFLIRTHLTSAAGSRAADGAAQVVLALTDGRSQDDVAEPAQALRMAGVEVFAVGV; encoded by the exons ATgagaactttaaataaaaacttgcag CCTGATAAAATCGCTGCAGGCTGGAGGTTTAAGTTCGCCCTCACGCAGTACAGTAGCAAACCCCGAACCGAGTTCCACCTCAACACCTACCCAACCCTTGGCGGCGGCACCCGGACCGGCCTGGGCCTGGACTTCCTGATCCGAACACACCTGACATCTGCGGCGGGGAGCCGCGCGGCCGACGGGGCGGCCCAGGTGGTGCTGGCGCTGACCGACGGGCGCTCGCAGGACGACGTGGCCGAGCCGGCCCAGGCGCTGCGCATGGCGGGCGTGGAGGTGTTTGCGGTCGGCGTTTAG